The genomic region GAGCTTCTTTGTAAGTTTGATATAAAAAATAGCCGGGATACGGATGTGGATAGCGACGGCGTAGGCATAGGTTGTGATGCCGCCGGAGACTGGGGATTTCAAAACGGGTTTTTGAAGAAAGTATTGATTACGGGACATGTTTTAACTCAAAAAGAGAGACAGGCGCTTTATTTCCCCGAAGCGATTGAACTTGAAAAGACGGCGATTAATGACCGTATGGGGTTATGTGCAGAATATGGAAGCACGGAAAAAGCGAAGCGGCTTCTTAATTCCATGCTTTATAAAAACAGGGCGACTTATAAAAAGATTAAAGACGCACATGAGAGTATGATTTCTTCGGGAACTCCGCGGGTCGTCTTTGCGCTGCTCAGCGATGTGCACATACTTGATACAAAACCTGCGGCCGTTAAAATTTTTCGAAGCGCTATGGCCGATCTTCGCAGTTTTCCATTTAGATTGGACGGTCTGATCTGCGGCGGAGATTTTACACATGATTCAACTTCCGAGGCGATCGATTACGGATGGAATATTTTCAGAGAAGAGTTTTCCAAAACTTCAATACCGAAAGCGACCATATGCATAGGAAACCATGAACTATGGATGGGTAATAAAGGTTGCTATAAAACCGGAATGCCTTCTTGGCTGAAAAACATCAAACCCTATCGCGACGATGATTCTTTGTCTCCTGTTTATTATGAAAATCAAATGGCAGGTTTTAAATTTTTTGTTTTAAATTGCGACCCGCCTTCCGATAATAGGCTGACCCGCCATCAAACCCACCTTTCTAAAATGCAGTTGGATTGGCTTAACTGTAAAATGGAAGAATCGTATAAAAATAAAGAATTCGTTTTTGTAATGTTGCATCAGCCGTTTAGAAACACCTATCATCTTACGGGACGGGAATACGGCGATTGGGATGTAGGGAATGAAGACGGCGCTCTCAGAACAATATTATCGAAATACGATAATTTTCTTTATATATGCGGTCACATGCACCAGGCTTTTAATATAGCGCCTATTTTTATGGTTGACGATAAATTTCCGTCTTTGCAAATACCGGGACTGGACTACACTCCTAAGAATTTTTGTATGCCCGGAACCGGTTACATACTTTTTGTCTATGAAAATCTTTTAATTTTTAGAGCCCGCGATTATCTGAACGGACAATGGCTTACCGAATATGATAAAGCGATCAGACTTAAAGACGGCTGGAGAGTCGACAAAGTTATGAATTCCTTAGAATCCGGGTTCAGCTATTATGAAACCGATAAATTTTAAAATTATAGTTTAATTCGACTTTCGCAATATGAAGAAAATCCTGCGCAAAGGAAGTCCGGCACAAAAAATCCAGCCTGCAAAATCCGTCTCGGATTTTTCGATTATGCAAAATTCACGGGACGTAGTTTCTTTTTATAGCGAGCGCGTCGTTATAGTCCTCTAAAGAAACTTGCGCTTTATTTTCTTCAATGAATCCTGGAAACATTATTTCACCTGAAACTAGGACGCGCACGGCTCTGAACTGTCTTATAGCGTTTTTAGGATTTTCCGGTTGGCTCTGCATTATCGTGTAATAGGCCTTGTAGGTTTGCATGTAGCATGCTTTGGCTTTTTCCTGTTCCGACACTATCATTTGTTCATCAGGAATAAAGATCATCGCATTGGCGCGGATTAGATCGGGATCTGGATTCAACTGTGCGTTTTTTGCATATATTAGCGGCCACGCATGGCGGTTTTCAAACTGCTCTTCGGCGATCTTGTAGTAGCAACTTCCTGCCGGGACCGTGTATTTTGAGTCGGTCAAAGGATATGAATTTTGAGAAATTTCCGTGACGGGCGCCGTTTTTTCAGAAATAACGGAAGTCTGCTCCTGTTTTGTTTTAACGGGTTTGACTTCCGTCCTTTTCTTTACTCCGGAACCGAAGGAGCCGAGCAATTTAAAGAAAATAAAAAGAAGTACGGCCAATAAAAGAAAAATTATTCCGACTATCCAGGGAGTGCGGGATTTTTTGTTTTCTTCGTCATCATCAAAATCGTCGTCCTGTTCCTGAAAAGATTCGACGTCGCTTTGTGAATTTCCCCAAAGAGCGGCCGGCGGAACTTCGTTCTTAAAAAAAACGCTTTCGGCTTGAACCTTTTGCTTTTTTGAAAAATCATAGCCGCCCAGCGCTCTTGCTTTCAGATGTGCATATCTTGCATTTATACGGTCGGCCGCACTCTTGGAAGGAATAAACTTTACGCGCCAATGTGCAGGAACTTCAATTTCTTCATTTGTTCTGGGGTTTCTTTTTATTGAAGCTTCCACCCAAAGTTTTTTAAATGTTCCGAATTTATGAACTATAAATGCCGTATTTTCTTTTAAACAACGCCGCGCGATCGCAAAAAATTCATAAGAAAAGCGTTTGGCAAGTTCCGCTTCAATCCCCGTCTTTTTTTGTATGCGTAAGGCTAGGGCTGCGGGCGTAATAAAATCATTCATTTATTTCCTTCTTGAATACGGATGATAGCTTGAATTTTATCTTTATTTTTTTAGGATATTTCATTTTTTGATTTGAGGCCGGATTAAATCCGATCCGCTCCGCGACGTGCGAAGTCTTAAAAGAACCGAACCCCGTTTGCGAATAAGTTTTGCCTTCTGCGAGAACGCATAAAATTTCTTCCAAAAAGGCGTCCATCGTGAGCTTTGAGTCTTTTTTTGTTATTCCGAGTGATTGTGCAATCTCGGAGCATAGATCCTGCTTTGTCATTAAAAAAATTATAACACAGTATTATACTTTTTTAAAGTGTACTGTTATTTTCTGCCATTTTCTCATAAATGCACTCATTAAATCGGACGGCGGTCGAAAACTGCCAAAAGCAAACGAAGTTCACGCCGAAAGCATAACGCTGTTAGTTCCTATAAATTCAATACTCGAACAAAGTATCAATTTTTGAAGCTGTTTAATTCGTGCGCTCTTTGGCACAGTTATAAATGAGTTTTCAAAACCCGATATTTGACCTATACTGTTCGATATGCTGGATTTTCTTTTTTCCAAAAAATACAAAAAATTTACACCTGCGTTTTTTTTTGTTTGCCTTTTCGTGCTTTCATTTTTAAATAAACTTTGGGGAATAGATTATTATTGGGTGGCAGGCGGGGCGCTCCACGACTGGACTGACGGATCAAACTGGTCTTTAACGTCTGGTGGAACCTCTGCGTCGGCAGTCCCCGGGCCCGGCGACAAGGCTATTATTGATACGGCAAGTTTGCCTCATTATCCGGAGATTTCTTCGAGCGTTAGTATTGCGGAACTTGAAGTGCAAGCCGGCGCTTCCGTTACCGTAGCATCCGGCGGTGATTTGACTGTGAACGGTGCTTTGACCGGAGCGGGTGATTTAATTGTAAACGGAGGAAGCGTCAGCTTGAATTACGGGACAGGCGGAACCGCTTCGTCTATAGGCGGCATGACGCTGGGAGCGGGTACCGCTGTTGCGATCGGGAACGATGCGGCAGATTCTCTTGTGCTAGGTTCCGGAACTCTTACTCTTCCGTCAACTTTGGCTTCGCTGTCTTTAGCAGGCAGTATCACAGCTCCCGGCGGAATAAACTTGGCAAAGGACGCGACTCTCTCTGCAAACACTGTTTTTGAAAATTCCGTTGCTCTAGCCGGAAATTTGATAATTTCCGGCAACGGCACAAACCGCATGCTGACTTTTTCAGATTCTCTTGGAAGCTCTGTTCCATCCGTCATCCTTACGCTTGAAGATGTAAATCTTACAAACAACGGCTCTGTCACTTCAGTGTCGCTGTTATTTACGGAAACTTCATCGTTGACACAGACCTTTGTTCCTCATGCGGGAACTACGTATGGCAGTGTTACTGTCAATAAGACAAGCGGCGGCGATTTTAAAGTCATAGGTAGAGTATTAAAAGCTTCGGATATAACCGTAACAAATGCCGGAGCCGTTTCTTTTGATAAGGATTTGACCGTTACAAACGCCCTTACGCTAACTGCAAGCGGCGGAATAACTTTTAATGAAAAGGTTACGGCAAATACGATAACGGACTTTTCGTCCGCAGGAAATATAACCTTTAAGGGCGGCGCCGAAGTTACGAACGCCGTAACTTTTTCGACTACGGGAAACCTTGTTTTGGGCGACGGTGCGGCCGACAATTTTGTTTTCGGCGCCGGTATGACAGCTGTGTCTCCCGCTCTAAAAAAACTTGCGGGAACGATCACCGCTTCGTCCGGAAATATCGATCTCGGAAATTCGCAAACGACTGCCGCTTCCGACGTAACTTTAAAAGCCGTATCAGGAAGCGTAACGCTTGCTTCTTTTAATTCGACCGCCGGATTTTTTAAGGTTGATGCCGGTACTTCCGCCTCGTTTAACGGGAACGTTTCGGCAGGAGGCGACATATCGGTGTCTTCGGGAAGCGCGGACATAACAATTTCTCATTCCGTTTCATCGGCGGGAGGAAACATTTCTTTTAATTCAACGAGCGGGGATATAGTTTTAAATTCTTCTTCTTCCGTTTCGTCGTCGGGCGGCAACATTTCTTTTAACTCTACTACATCAAGCGGAAAGATAATTTTAAATTCCTCTGCGACCGATGTCGTATCAAATACGGCTTCAGGAAAAACCGTAAAATTCAATTCTCCCGTTGTTTTGGAACAAAACGCTTCCGTTTCTTCAAAAGGAGATATAACCTTTGAAAAAACCGTAAATTCCGGTACAAACGAAAAATCGCTTACGATTAACGCGCCCGGCAAACATGTGGAATTCAAAAAAGCGGTGGGAGGAACGAAACCTCTTGCTTCATTTACTGTTGTAAATTCCGGAAGCCTTACTTTTAATGACGCCCTTAAGGTTACAGGAATTTTTAAGCAGACTAATGTCGCGACAGGCGCGACGATTTTCGGCGGAGAAACGGCAAAGGCTTCAACTTCCGTCGGATCTGCGGATCTTAAGGGAACTTCATATACATTTTACGGTAAGTTTAATGCGACATTTGGGCCGATTACCGTCACGAACAGCGGACTTTTTCTTACTGAGGAAGACGCCGACATAACGCTTTTGTCGGGTAACTTTACTCAAAACGGTACGGGACTCAATCAGCTTGCGGGAGGAATAATTACAAGCGGATCAAGTACTGTTTCGTTTGCGACTGACGTTTATCTGTACGGTTCGGGAGGAATCGACGGTGAAATGAAGCTGGGCGGTTCAAGCGGAGCTTTTACGATCGGCGTTTCAGGCGCTAAAAACTTGCATATCGCCGCAAGCTCGGCTAAAAAAATCAATATAAATTCTCCTCTTGTTGCAAATAATATTGTTTTATACGGCGGAAGATTTTTTTTAGGCGGAACGAACGGAGCTGTTACGACAAAAGGGGATCTTATCCTCTTGGGGTCGGCGTATAATATTGACGACACTGCGTCCTCTGAATCTTCGGGCGTTACAGGGCTTTTTGCTTATAATCATGTTTCGCGGTATTTGTTCGGAAAAGCTGCGTCTTACACTGAAGGATTTAAAACACTTTGTCCCGACGGTACAACGCCGATACCGACGTCTTATGTTGGCTCCGTGGAAGTCTCGGCGAACAAGAAAATAACTGTAGAAAAAAACTTTTATGCCAACGGCGTGACTATCAACGGCCCCGTAAGCGGCGCATGGACTTTGGAACTCCCCGACAATGATAACGCGGCAAACGCATTTGCCGAAGCATACAACACAACAGTGTCAAAATGTAATGTGTATAAGACGGGAACTTTGTCTCCTATGTATGTCGCCGCCGCAGAAAATTGCACGGTACCAGCTTGCACCGGATGGGCTGTTTCCCGTCCTTTAATTCTTGCAAACGATGTTTTAAAAAGTCGCGATATGGGCAACGTTACCGATCCGTCTTGGACGCCGAATCGTTCAGGAACTTATACCGTTTACGACGATGTGATCCGCATTGAATTTGTAGATTCGTCTACTGGAAACCCGCGCAGTTTTATTGAAAATACCAATAACGAAATAAGCGCTGCGGTTTCCAAGATAGAATATTACTCCGGTTCCGGCTCTACAATGTACCGTTTTGCAGGTTCTTTTGTCGACGCCGATTGTACGATATCGACGGACGGAAAGGGTGATCTTTCTGTTTTTTATCTAAAGACGGATCCTTTGAATGCCGCTCACAGATGGAATACTGACGCTACGGGAATAAGCGCAGGGAACTCCGACAGCACCGACCGCGGCAGGAAAGGGGGTACTCCCGACGGAAGTTCTGCCGCGCTTCCCGCACACAGAACTTGTATTCCCTATATAAATCTACCTAAGGCGCTTTCAGGCGTTTATCAGACTTTGCGCGACAGCCGTAAAAACCGTATCGCGCACTATGTAGGTAATTCCAATCCTCTTGATTACGATATTGACGGGGACGGAATTAATGATTCAAATTCGCGTCCGGGCGCGCGTTTTACCGCCGTAGCGGATCGCGCCGATCCCGTCTTAGCCGCAGTCTATACCGGACAGGAACTGCATATTCCGTATTCTGCGACATATGACAGTCAGCCGCCCTATGACGCTCATAATTTTATTGAACTTAAGTATTCGGAAGAAGTTAAAATAAGCCACGGCGGTACTGAAGTAGTGCCTAAAAACGCCGTTAACATACCTGCAAGCGCAGTTTACGGCAATGTTGCAAATTTGACGGGCGACGGACTTGAACTTAGCGGATTTGTCAAGATTGAGAAAGGCAGGGTAAGCTGCGGAAATTCCGACGGATCCGGCGATCCTGTTTACAGTATGTATAGAAATTTTGCTCTAACGGCCTTAGATGCCCGAAGTTATACGTCGTCTTATTCTAATGAACAGCCTACGAGGGTGAGAATTTCTGTTGCAGGGTATTCAAACGGGCAAATATCACAGGGGGGCTATACTTACCGAAATTGGAAAGGATATATAAATTCGGATCAGACCACGCCGCCCTCAGGAGAAATAACCAGAACCATTAACGCCGGAATAACGGACATTTCAGCCGCATATAAGCCTGCCTCCGTAATAATTCCCAACGCGCTTGATTCGAGTACTTCGACGGGAAATCACGCCTTGTCCGTCTTAACCGTAAACGGCGCAAGCGATGCGAACAGTGAACTTTACGGATCTTGGGATGTTTCTCCTCCCTGTTTTGCACCTTCACGCTTTGCGTCGCCTTGGAGCAGTGCGGGCAGTATTGACGAGTATGAAGCGCTCGGTACCGGAAATTCAGGCACGTCCGTGCTGAACCGCGTAGAAATTCATCTGTTCGACAATACTCCTTCATACGATGCCGATCCGCTAAATCTCGATCCTGCCGCATGGCGTTCCAAGGCGGGGTGGTGCCTGGGACACGGCGCAGATGATACTGCTCTTAAAGACACATATACATATGCGGCGGATATTTTCGGGGGAGCAAAGCCTTTTGCCTTTGCATCCGATCCTTCCTTGCGGAATTTCGCTACGGGCGGCATCCGTTATTGCTCGTTATACAATCAGACTGATAAATTTAAATATACTACCGACCTAAGCCAAGTTCCGTCCCAATCCTTTGACGTCTCAAACGCTATAATTTGCGCGGTCAAAAGCCCGTTTTTTAACGCCTCCGGAGCACAATCCAGAAGCGTAACTTCGATGGGCGTGGACAGCCTTTATTTTTCAATTCCCTTGGCGGATCTTACCTTGCCCTTGAGCCAGATATTTAAAATCGCTTATGATAATTCCGGAAGTTATATAACCGACCTAGCCGGCAACAGAATGAGAAGTGCCGTAATAAGGACCATAGACCGCACTCCGCCCGAATTCAGCATAACGCTTGCTCCGCTCGGCGGAAACAAATTATACATACTTTTTAATAAAAAGCTGAATACGTCGTCACTCAACTGGATAGATAATTCCGGGAATCCGTTAATACCAATGCCGAATGCCCTTGCAGAAATTCCTAAGAGCCTTGAACTTGTTAAAGCGGGAGCGATCACCGGCTCTACTGAGCTTCGGATAGACGCGACTGCCCCCGCAAAACTTTATTCGGTAAACGAGCGCTCTACGGGTTTGATTTTAACTTTGACAAAAAATGTTACTCTTGACGATGTTAAAGATCTTCATGTGTGCGTCAAAAATACGGGATTTGCAACCGATCCTGTTACGCGTGTTAATAATTCCTACGTTTCATACATTCAAGATGTTGTCGGAAATTATGCGTC from Treponema parvum harbors:
- a CDS encoding HU family DNA-binding protein; the protein is MTKQDLCSEIAQSLGITKKDSKLTMDAFLEEILCVLAEGKTYSQTGFGSFKTSHVAERIGFNPASNQKMKYPKKIKIKFKLSSVFKKEINE
- a CDS encoding FlgD immunoglobulin-like domain containing protein, coding for MLDFLFSKKYKKFTPAFFFVCLFVLSFLNKLWGIDYYWVAGGALHDWTDGSNWSLTSGGTSASAVPGPGDKAIIDTASLPHYPEISSSVSIAELEVQAGASVTVASGGDLTVNGALTGAGDLIVNGGSVSLNYGTGGTASSIGGMTLGAGTAVAIGNDAADSLVLGSGTLTLPSTLASLSLAGSITAPGGINLAKDATLSANTVFENSVALAGNLIISGNGTNRMLTFSDSLGSSVPSVILTLEDVNLTNNGSVTSVSLLFTETSSLTQTFVPHAGTTYGSVTVNKTSGGDFKVIGRVLKASDITVTNAGAVSFDKDLTVTNALTLTASGGITFNEKVTANTITDFSSAGNITFKGGAEVTNAVTFSTTGNLVLGDGAADNFVFGAGMTAVSPALKKLAGTITASSGNIDLGNSQTTAASDVTLKAVSGSVTLASFNSTAGFFKVDAGTSASFNGNVSAGGDISVSSGSADITISHSVSSAGGNISFNSTSGDIVLNSSSSVSSSGGNISFNSTTSSGKIILNSSATDVVSNTASGKTVKFNSPVVLEQNASVSSKGDITFEKTVNSGTNEKSLTINAPGKHVEFKKAVGGTKPLASFTVVNSGSLTFNDALKVTGIFKQTNVATGATIFGGETAKASTSVGSADLKGTSYTFYGKFNATFGPITVTNSGLFLTEEDADITLLSGNFTQNGTGLNQLAGGIITSGSSTVSFATDVYLYGSGGIDGEMKLGGSSGAFTIGVSGAKNLHIAASSAKKININSPLVANNIVLYGGRFFLGGTNGAVTTKGDLILLGSAYNIDDTASSESSGVTGLFAYNHVSRYLFGKAASYTEGFKTLCPDGTTPIPTSYVGSVEVSANKKITVEKNFYANGVTINGPVSGAWTLELPDNDNAANAFAEAYNTTVSKCNVYKTGTLSPMYVAAAENCTVPACTGWAVSRPLILANDVLKSRDMGNVTDPSWTPNRSGTYTVYDDVIRIEFVDSSTGNPRSFIENTNNEISAAVSKIEYYSGSGSTMYRFAGSFVDADCTISTDGKGDLSVFYLKTDPLNAAHRWNTDATGISAGNSDSTDRGRKGGTPDGSSAALPAHRTCIPYINLPKALSGVYQTLRDSRKNRIAHYVGNSNPLDYDIDGDGINDSNSRPGARFTAVADRADPVLAAVYTGQELHIPYSATYDSQPPYDAHNFIELKYSEEVKISHGGTEVVPKNAVNIPASAVYGNVANLTGDGLELSGFVKIEKGRVSCGNSDGSGDPVYSMYRNFALTALDARSYTSSYSNEQPTRVRISVAGYSNGQISQGGYTYRNWKGYINSDQTTPPSGEITRTINAGITDISAAYKPASVIIPNALDSSTSTGNHALSVLTVNGASDANSELYGSWDVSPPCFAPSRFASPWSSAGSIDEYEALGTGNSGTSVLNRVEIHLFDNTPSYDADPLNLDPAAWRSKAGWCLGHGADDTALKDTYTYAADIFGGAKPFAFASDPSLRNFATGGIRYCSLYNQTDKFKYTTDLSQVPSQSFDVSNAIICAVKSPFFNASGAQSRSVTSMGVDSLYFSIPLADLTLPLSQIFKIAYDNSGSYITDLAGNRMRSAVIRTIDRTPPEFSITLAPLGGNKLYILFNKKLNTSSLNWIDNSGNPLIPMPNALAEIPKSLELVKAGAITGSTELRIDATAPAKLYSVNERSTGLILTLTKNVTLDDVKDLHVCVKNTGFATDPVTRVNNSYVSYIQDVVGNYASVHTAHALSDFAVGAVQVQYAYDNRNTASGVNVGSGLYENSSWAVRSWDAEQGNYGTLLAGHDIFINAVLYDGTADNSGGLSTSLSHTKTPVLFADKDPDAASVSVQYNYNTGSDLRVWLPSTSPSDVFPSLSSANNSGFIKFEDGYFINPPLSTAAGFLLPVTTDSHYSDWKAGDQITFMFGLVDSSNSEIKICHTPVYPNILNYSGVNDTAKAPLYALRLKDPNDIASIDLWSFKLKDLSLQRGGVSIFNNVINVNAGEKVVIQVDMPQNGELNVAVMTLDGNIVTYLQHGRASQGVHNYRWDGKNNAGTKVARGMYFIRVSGSGFDETRKVMVVKE
- a CDS encoding HU family DNA-binding protein, whose protein sequence is MNDFITPAALALRIQKKTGIEAELAKRFSYEFFAIARRCLKENTAFIVHKFGTFKKLWVEASIKRNPRTNEEIEVPAHWRVKFIPSKSAADRINARYAHLKARALGGYDFSKKQKVQAESVFFKNEVPPAALWGNSQSDVESFQEQDDDFDDDEENKKSRTPWIVGIIFLLLAVLLFIFFKLLGSFGSGVKKRTEVKPVKTKQEQTSVISEKTAPVTEISQNSYPLTDSKYTVPAGSCYYKIAEEQFENRHAWPLIYAKNAQLNPDPDLIRANAMIFIPDEQMIVSEQEKAKACYMQTYKAYYTIMQSQPENPKNAIRQFRAVRVLVSGEIMFPGFIEENKAQVSLEDYNDALAIKRNYVP
- a CDS encoding metallophosphoesterase family protein, with translation MKDFYLDEEFCFHNRFGRNAKDCKLLKNEGLKIGKSDFSVAFWIKTQLCGLSHHPRSFFSLSTMLLHFNKTEKDSFSGFDEIPELGGVIMSNTSCTFANENGFSFLALPYEGCFVARFCGQGRGGFMKPLDDRWHFIAATFDRDDACSLYCDEELLCKFDIKNSRDTDVDSDGVGIGCDAAGDWGFQNGFLKKVLITGHVLTQKERQALYFPEAIELEKTAINDRMGLCAEYGSTEKAKRLLNSMLYKNRATYKKIKDAHESMISSGTPRVVFALLSDVHILDTKPAAVKIFRSAMADLRSFPFRLDGLICGGDFTHDSTSEAIDYGWNIFREEFSKTSIPKATICIGNHELWMGNKGCYKTGMPSWLKNIKPYRDDDSLSPVYYENQMAGFKFFVLNCDPPSDNRLTRHQTHLSKMQLDWLNCKMEESYKNKEFVFVMLHQPFRNTYHLTGREYGDWDVGNEDGALRTILSKYDNFLYICGHMHQAFNIAPIFMVDDKFPSLQIPGLDYTPKNFCMPGTGYILFVYENLLIFRARDYLNGQWLTEYDKAIRLKDGWRVDKVMNSLESGFSYYETDKF